One Planktothrix serta PCC 8927 genomic window carries:
- a CDS encoding YnfA family protein produces MVWQWLREGKSSWLALGGAIILTTYGFVATLQPGERKILEEMG; encoded by the coding sequence TTGGTTTGGCAGTGGTTACGGGAAGGCAAAAGTAGCTGGCTGGCATTGGGTGGCGCAATTATACTCACTACCTATGGATTTGTGGCAACGCTTCAACCTGGAGAGCGAAAAATTTTGGAGGAGATGGGGTAG